The Deltaproteobacteria bacterium genome has a segment encoding these proteins:
- a CDS encoding agmatine deiminase family protein, translating to MTEITPKTPGSLGYRMPAEWEAHAALWLAWPHDADTFAGCLREVEETYLQIIEALAGEEEIRLLVRDRALREEVERRLRGRGIPPGQVRLIEAGYGDVWIRDYGPTFVRNDRGETAMVDWSFNSWGGKYPELLEDTKIPARIGELFPMPRFVPGMVLEGGSIEVNGEGLLLTTEQCLLHPNRNPGLSREEIEHRLKSFLGVEGIIWLKGGIAGDDTDGHVDDVARFVAPGTVVAVVETDEGDENHGILQENLRRLKAATSPMGNPLRIIPLPTPGRVEQGGDRLPASYANFYIGNRTVLVPTFGHPCDAQALKIIGSVFPGRQAREIDCRNLVRGYGAIHCISLQEPARRVQENPSSFS from the coding sequence ATGACTGAGATCACCCCGAAGACCCCCGGCTCCCTCGGGTACCGGATGCCCGCAGAATGGGAGGCCCATGCCGCCCTCTGGCTTGCCTGGCCCCATGATGCCGATACCTTTGCCGGTTGTCTCCGGGAGGTTGAAGAGACCTACCTGCAGATCATCGAAGCCCTCGCCGGGGAAGAGGAGATCCGCCTTCTCGTACGGGACCGCGCCCTGAGGGAAGAGGTGGAGCGCCGCCTGCGTGGGAGGGGCATCCCACCCGGACAGGTCCGGCTGATCGAAGCCGGCTACGGCGACGTATGGATCCGGGACTACGGCCCCACCTTCGTCCGCAATGACAGGGGGGAGACGGCCATGGTCGACTGGTCCTTCAACAGCTGGGGCGGGAAATACCCGGAACTCCTGGAAGACACGAAGATCCCCGCCCGAATCGGGGAACTCTTCCCCATGCCCCGTTTCGTCCCCGGGATGGTCCTCGAAGGGGGTTCCATCGAGGTCAACGGGGAAGGGCTGCTCCTTACCACGGAACAATGCCTCCTCCATCCGAACCGGAACCCCGGTTTATCCAGGGAGGAGATCGAACACAGACTGAAATCTTTTCTCGGCGTGGAGGGTATCATCTGGCTCAAGGGGGGGATCGCAGGGGACGACACGGACGGCCACGTGGATGACGTCGCCCGCTTCGTTGCCCCCGGCACGGTCGTCGCCGTCGTCGAGACCGACGAAGGGGATGAGAACCACGGGATCCTGCAGGAGAACCTGCGCCGCCTGAAGGCGGCAACATCACCCATGGGAAACCCCCTCCGGATTATCCCCCTCCCCACCCCCGGCCGGGTGGAGCAAGGAGGAGACCGGCTCCCGGCGAGTTACGCAAATTTTTACATCGGGAACCGGACGGTTCTGGTCCCGACCTTCGGCCATCCCTGCGACGCTCAGGCACTGAAAATCATCGGCAGCGTTTTCCCCGGCCGGCAGGCACGGGAAATCGACTGCCGGAACCTCGTCCGTGGCTACGGTGCCATCCACTGCATCAGCCTCCAGGAACCCGCCCGAAGAGTGCAGGAAAACCCCTCCTCTTTTTCTTGA
- a CDS encoding carbon-nitrogen hydrolase has protein sequence MIQMKIAGNPGTNLERAKEQVREAADRGARVICLPELFRMPYFPREQNRSVAHLAEAIPGPSTEVFSSLARELETVIIVPLFEKDGGRYYNAACVLDADGSLLPTYRKVHLPQDPCFYEQDYFTAGNAGFPLYRTRYADFSVLICYDQWFPEAARICTLKGADILFYPTAIGRIRGETPPEGDWHDAWETVQRGHAIANGIHVAAVNRVGTEGELDFRGGSFACDAFGKVLDRAPEQEEAVLVSHLNLSLNETVREGWGFLRNRRPALYGELTHEDD, from the coding sequence ATGATCCAGATGAAGATCGCCGGTAATCCCGGCACCAATCTCGAACGGGCAAAAGAGCAGGTCCGCGAGGCGGCGGACCGGGGCGCCCGGGTCATCTGTCTTCCGGAACTCTTCCGCATGCCCTACTTCCCGCGGGAACAGAACCGTTCCGTCGCGCACCTGGCCGAGGCGATTCCCGGCCCCTCGACGGAGGTCTTCTCCTCCCTCGCCCGGGAACTGGAAACGGTCATCATCGTCCCTCTCTTCGAGAAGGACGGCGGCCGCTACTACAACGCCGCCTGCGTTCTCGATGCCGACGGAAGCCTGTTGCCCACCTACCGGAAGGTGCATCTTCCGCAGGATCCCTGTTTCTACGAACAGGATTATTTCACGGCGGGCAACGCAGGTTTTCCCCTCTACCGGACCCGGTACGCGGACTTTTCCGTCCTCATCTGTTACGACCAGTGGTTCCCCGAAGCGGCCCGAATCTGCACCCTGAAGGGGGCCGATATCCTCTTCTATCCCACGGCCATCGGCCGGATCCGGGGAGAAACGCCTCCGGAGGGGGACTGGCACGATGCCTGGGAGACGGTCCAGCGGGGCCATGCCATCGCCAACGGGATCCATGTGGCCGCCGTCAACCGCGTCGGGACTGAAGGGGAACTCGATTTCCGGGGCGGTTCCTTCGCCTGCGACGCCTTCGGGAAGGTGCTCGATCGTGCGCCGGAGCAGGAGGAGGCAGTCCTGGTTTCGCACCTTAACCTTTCTCTGAATGAAACGGTCCGGGAAGGGTGGGGCTTCCTCCGGAATCGGAGACCCGCCCTCTACGGAGAGCTGACTCACGAAGATGACTGA
- a CDS encoding hydrogenase maturation nickel metallochaperone HypA has protein sequence MHELSIARNILELVDATCHEQGYSGVETVRVNVGKASGIMTDALVFAFNCAKDETLSVNATLEIHEIPVGGRCRECNSDFISQETIVLNCPRCGGAAFEITTGHELEIFELEVDG, from the coding sequence GTGCACGAACTCTCTATCGCCAGGAACATCCTTGAACTTGTCGATGCCACCTGTCATGAACAGGGCTATTCCGGGGTGGAGACCGTCCGGGTGAATGTGGGAAAGGCTTCAGGAATTATGACGGACGCTCTGGTCTTTGCCTTCAACTGTGCGAAGGACGAGACACTTTCGGTAAATGCAACCCTCGAAATCCATGAAATCCCCGTGGGCGGCCGCTGCCGGGAATGCAATTCGGATTTTATCTCTCAGGAGACGATTGTCCTGAACTGTCCCCGGTGCGGTGGCGCGGCGTTTGAGATTACGACCGGGCATGAACTGGAAATTTTTGAGTTGGAGGTGGATGGATGA
- a CDS encoding Ni/Fe hydrogenase subunit alpha translates to MKVNMNIDVHHVTRVEGHGNIRIEVQDGRLVEAKWEVVETPRFFEAILKGMPHDNAPTLTSRICGICSIGHTLASLRAVERAMDVEVPATAQKLRLLAKHGETLQSHFLHLLFLVAPDFLNVGSVIPLVDSHPDLVAKAARLKGMANSMCDLIAGRTTHPVSLVVGGVSKAPDKRQLAELKKTMEDRMRDAADVLELFKTLALPDFERETEFVSLKGDKTYPWIGGDLVSSDGVIKPEDQYLAMSNEYQVNFSTSKFTKLSRDSFAVGALARLNNNYDLLHGKAKEVAETLGLEPMNYNPYMNNIAQLVECFHALAESLDLIDEMLDGGMNDLRRRYEVQAGVGIGAVEVPRGILYHHYNIDEKGMITHANCIIPTTQNNANIHYDLAELVKQEVKKGSDDQEVRKLCEMLVRAYDPCISCSVH, encoded by the coding sequence ATGAAAGTGAATATGAACATCGATGTTCATCATGTGACACGAGTCGAGGGTCACGGGAATATCCGGATTGAGGTGCAAGACGGTCGTCTTGTGGAGGCAAAATGGGAAGTCGTTGAAACACCTCGTTTTTTTGAAGCCATTCTCAAAGGGATGCCCCATGACAACGCTCCCACCCTGACTTCAAGAATATGCGGGATCTGTTCCATCGGCCACACATTGGCATCGCTCAGGGCGGTGGAGCGTGCGATGGATGTCGAGGTCCCGGCGACCGCGCAGAAACTCAGGCTTCTGGCCAAACATGGCGAGACGCTGCAGAGCCATTTTCTACACCTCCTCTTTCTGGTGGCGCCGGACTTCCTGAATGTGGGGAGTGTCATTCCGTTGGTGGATTCCCATCCCGACCTGGTGGCCAAAGCTGCGAGACTCAAGGGTATGGCCAATTCCATGTGTGACCTCATTGCAGGCCGCACCACCCATCCGGTGAGTCTGGTAGTGGGTGGGGTGAGCAAGGCCCCGGATAAGCGGCAGTTGGCGGAACTCAAAAAGACCATGGAAGACCGGATGAGGGACGCCGCAGACGTGCTGGAGCTTTTCAAGACGCTGGCCCTTCCTGACTTTGAAAGAGAGACCGAGTTTGTCTCCTTGAAGGGTGACAAAACCTATCCCTGGATCGGCGGGGACCTGGTCTCCTCGGACGGCGTCATCAAGCCTGAAGATCAATATCTGGCGATGAGCAATGAGTATCAGGTCAATTTTTCCACATCGAAATTCACAAAACTGAGCCGAGACAGCTTTGCCGTGGGGGCGCTGGCCCGCCTCAACAACAATTACGATCTCCTTCACGGCAAGGCAAAAGAGGTTGCGGAAACCCTGGGTTTGGAGCCGATGAACTACAACCCATACATGAACAACATCGCGCAACTTGTGGAGTGCTTTCATGCTCTTGCCGAGTCCCTGGACCTTATCGACGAAATGCTGGACGGCGGCATGAACGACCTTCGCCGCCGCTATGAGGTGCAGGCCGGAGTCGGCATTGGTGCGGTGGAGGTGCCCAGGGGAATACTTTATCATCACTATAACATCGACGAAAAGGGAATGATCACCCATGCCAACTGTATCATTCCAACCACGCAGAACAATGCAAACATCCACTACGACCTTGCCGAACTAGTCAAACAGGAAGTGAAAAAAGGCTCAGACGATCAGGAGGTGAGAAAACTCTGCGAGATGCTCGTGCGGGCCTATGACCCCTGCATCTCCTGTTCCGTTCACTAA
- a CDS encoding PEP-CTERM sorting domain-containing protein, which yields MKCYGLRLRLLAVVSMICIFALPAIGRADTFSVLNDGIGVAPGTNMPNDVYSTSPDGAHLFDTPLDGTNTVALTPADLGLSAADEIDALSFGFDSADPASIYDVYFSVDANSQGASGTDVAWKASTSRQMGTLFDANPGQLAGVNFADTYGEDYGLNDSAYGQNNDDLDAVDLGAAPYVPGQDGDVYFSLAGDGNIYLNSLGNIFRTAASLGIEQGQDLDALAIDAVTGDVLFSLASASGYGSAADLFLNNTSNVAITAADLGLLSSDNLNALTTTAMVPEPSSLVFLATGLFGLLGLRRRAGGKGGHHV from the coding sequence ATGAAATGTTATGGGTTAAGGCTCCGCCTTCTGGCGGTTGTCTCAATGATTTGTATCTTCGCTCTTCCGGCGATCGGCCGGGCCGACACCTTCTCGGTGCTCAATGACGGGATCGGCGTTGCTCCCGGAACGAATATGCCTAATGACGTATACAGCACCAGTCCGGACGGCGCCCATCTCTTCGATACGCCGCTCGACGGCACCAACACCGTGGCGTTGACGCCGGCCGATCTCGGATTGTCCGCGGCCGACGAGATCGACGCCCTCTCCTTCGGGTTTGACAGTGCTGATCCCGCAAGCATCTACGACGTCTATTTCTCGGTGGATGCGAACAGCCAGGGCGCTTCGGGCACGGACGTGGCATGGAAGGCCTCGACCAGTCGGCAGATGGGGACGCTTTTCGACGCCAACCCGGGCCAGCTTGCGGGGGTCAACTTTGCGGATACTTATGGTGAGGACTACGGTCTGAACGATAGCGCTTACGGACAGAACAATGATGATCTCGATGCCGTGGATCTCGGTGCCGCACCTTATGTTCCGGGTCAGGACGGGGATGTCTACTTCTCCCTTGCCGGTGATGGGAACATCTATCTCAACAGTCTTGGTAACATCTTCCGGACTGCCGCGTCGCTTGGTATTGAGCAGGGACAGGACTTAGACGCGCTGGCCATTGATGCTGTTACGGGAGATGTTCTGTTTTCGCTGGCTTCCGCCTCCGGCTACGGATCGGCCGCGGACCTTTTTCTGAACAACACCTCGAATGTCGCCATCACGGCCGCGGACCTGGGTCTGTTGTCGAGCGACAATCTTAACGCCCTTACCACCACGGCAATGGTTCCCGAGCCTTCGTCCCTCGTCTTCCTGGCGACCGGGCTTTTCGGCCTGTTGGGGCTTCGTCGTCGTGCAGGTGGGAAAGGAGGGCACCATGTGTAA
- a CDS encoding oxidoreductase, with product MKTDKVYKCEIINMIELTPMEKLFHLRILDPAERDLFSFRAGQFVMVEVPGFGEVPISLSSSPNNREFMELCIRKAGQTTNMLHKARIGSRVGIRGPFGTAFPMEQMVGHNLLLIAGGLGLAPLRAPIYWVTDHRSDYRDVHILYGTKEPWQMLFTYQYEEWERINHIRMLTIVEKGDENWKGNTGMITELFNDITIDPANTYAIVCGPPVMFKFVCNHMDNLGIPMNHMFVSLERRMHCGMGKCCRCMVGSTFTCVDGPVFDYWSVMNLKEAI from the coding sequence ATGAAAACGGACAAGGTTTATAAATGCGAGATCATTAACATGATCGAGCTAACGCCCATGGAAAAACTTTTTCATCTCAGGATTCTCGATCCTGCCGAACGTGACCTCTTCTCTTTCAGGGCCGGCCAGTTTGTCATGGTCGAGGTCCCCGGCTTCGGCGAGGTCCCGATCTCCCTCTCGAGTTCTCCAAACAACCGGGAGTTCATGGAACTCTGTATACGAAAAGCGGGGCAGACCACCAACATGCTCCATAAAGCACGGATCGGATCCAGGGTCGGCATTCGCGGTCCTTTCGGCACGGCATTCCCCATGGAACAGATGGTCGGGCACAATCTTCTTTTGATCGCAGGCGGACTCGGTCTCGCCCCTCTCCGGGCTCCGATCTATTGGGTCACGGACCACCGTTCCGATTACCGGGATGTTCATATCCTTTACGGAACCAAGGAGCCCTGGCAGATGCTTTTCACCTATCAGTATGAAGAGTGGGAACGGATTAATCATATCCGGATGCTGACGATCGTGGAAAAGGGGGATGAGAACTGGAAAGGCAACACGGGAATGATCACCGAACTTTTCAACGACATCACCATTGACCCTGCAAACACCTATGCCATTGTCTGCGGTCCACCGGTCATGTTTAAGTTCGTCTGCAACCACATGGACAACCTGGGCATCCCCATGAATCACATGTTTGTCTCCCTGGAACGGAGAATGCACTGCGGTATGGGAAAATGCTGTCGCTGCATGGTGGGGTCCACCTTTACCTGTGTGGACGGGCCGGTTTTTGATTACTGGTCCGTCATGAATTTAAAAGAAGCCATTTAA
- a CDS encoding NADH:ubiquinone oxidoreductase, giving the protein MKYLGIDIVKPRLAVFDFTGCEGCELQLVNKEETLVDFLSLFEVVNFREASSDKSDAYDIALIEGCISRQDEVERLKAIRGRVKILVALGSCACCGGVNHLKNGFPIEDVVRQVYGDRKIETEKVRSLKEVVQVDLEIPGCPVSKAEVERIVIALVTGAEIRMPKYPVCVECRQQLNTCLFDFGEICLGPITLAGCGAVCPSGKVGCRGCRGPADDANYESFIDVVVDKGFTEAEIRKKIEFFNAFEGPAKDTIASLIQKRIKTFNAFSGVRA; this is encoded by the coding sequence TTGAAGTATCTCGGAATCGATATTGTCAAACCCAGGCTCGCAGTTTTTGATTTTACGGGTTGTGAGGGATGTGAACTTCAGTTGGTCAACAAGGAAGAAACATTAGTCGACTTCCTGTCCCTTTTCGAAGTCGTCAATTTCAGGGAAGCCTCATCGGACAAAAGCGATGCGTACGATATTGCTTTAATTGAAGGATGCATTTCCAGACAGGATGAAGTGGAACGCTTAAAAGCGATCCGGGGCCGGGTCAAAATCCTGGTTGCGCTGGGCTCCTGCGCTTGTTGCGGCGGGGTGAATCATCTCAAGAACGGATTCCCGATAGAGGATGTTGTCCGGCAGGTCTACGGAGACCGGAAGATCGAAACCGAAAAAGTCAGGAGCCTCAAAGAGGTGGTACAGGTGGACCTGGAAATTCCGGGATGTCCGGTATCCAAGGCGGAGGTAGAGAGAATCGTCATCGCTCTGGTCACCGGGGCGGAGATCCGGATGCCCAAATATCCGGTTTGCGTGGAGTGCCGGCAGCAACTCAACACCTGCCTGTTCGATTTCGGGGAGATATGTTTGGGGCCGATCACACTTGCAGGATGCGGAGCGGTCTGTCCCTCGGGCAAGGTCGGCTGCCGGGGCTGCCGCGGTCCCGCAGATGATGCAAATTATGAATCGTTTATCGATGTAGTTGTCGACAAGGGCTTTACTGAAGCTGAGATCCGAAAAAAGATCGAGTTCTTCAATGCCTTCGAAGGACCGGCAAAAGATACTATCGCCTCCTTGATCCAGAAGAGAATCAAAACATTTAACGCATTCAGCGGGGTAAGAGCATGA
- a CDS encoding rubrerythrin family protein: MSELVNEHTIGVAKGTVVEEDVMANFKGETAEVGLYLAMARQAQREGYPEVAVSLREIAMDEAGHAAQFAELNGLISESTKENIEKMLKGEQMANKGKRKAAVLAKENNIDPAHDFFDESSRDEGRHARSLEGLLKRYFV, translated from the coding sequence ATGAGCGAATTGGTCAATGAACACACGATCGGGGTTGCCAAAGGTACCGTAGTGGAAGAGGATGTAATGGCGAATTTCAAGGGAGAGACCGCCGAAGTCGGGCTTTATCTCGCCATGGCCCGACAGGCCCAGCGGGAAGGTTATCCCGAGGTGGCCGTTTCCCTCCGGGAGATCGCCATGGACGAGGCGGGCCATGCGGCGCAATTTGCCGAATTAAATGGATTGATTTCCGAATCGACGAAGGAAAATATCGAGAAGATGCTGAAAGGGGAGCAGATGGCCAACAAGGGAAAGCGCAAAGCCGCAGTCCTGGCCAAGGAGAACAATATCGACCCGGCCCATGACTTCTTCGATGAATCCTCCCGGGATGAAGGACGGCACGCCCGCTCCCTGGAAGGGCTACTGAAAAGATACTTCGTGTAA
- the hypB gene encoding hydrogenase nickel incorporation protein HypB, with amino-acid sequence MKVKMVKKILEANDRIAAGNRALLANHKVEAVNLMSAPGAGKTTLLEKTIRALDGRVRIGVIEGDIQGTHDAEVISGLDVPVVQINTGGACHLDANMISDMLQEMPLDELDLLVIENVGNLVCPAEFDVGESAKIMLLSITEGDDKPLKYPLMFQKSEVLILNKIDLAPYLDVDMEKIRSDAKKLNPDLKIFDLSARNGQGMEDWCRWLEDKVKSR; translated from the coding sequence ATGAAGGTCAAGATGGTCAAGAAAATTCTGGAAGCGAACGACAGGATTGCAGCCGGCAACAGAGCACTCCTTGCAAACCACAAGGTAGAGGCCGTCAATCTCATGTCCGCACCGGGCGCCGGCAAGACCACCCTTCTGGAGAAAACCATTCGTGCCCTGGACGGCAGGGTCCGGATCGGTGTGATCGAAGGAGACATTCAGGGCACCCATGATGCCGAAGTGATCTCCGGACTTGATGTTCCCGTTGTCCAGATCAATACCGGCGGGGCCTGCCACCTGGATGCCAATATGATCAGCGACATGCTTCAGGAGATGCCCCTGGACGAACTCGACCTCCTGGTTATTGAAAATGTGGGGAACCTGGTCTGTCCTGCCGAGTTCGATGTGGGAGAAAGCGCCAAGATCATGCTGCTGAGCATCACTGAAGGGGACGACAAACCGCTCAAGTATCCCCTGATGTTTCAGAAATCCGAAGTCCTGATCCTGAATAAAATCGACCTTGCCCCGTACCTGGATGTGGATATGGAAAAGATCCGGTCCGATGCAAAAAAATTGAACCCGGACCTTAAAATATTTGACCTGTCCGCGAGGAACGGGCAAGGTATGGAGGACTGGTGCCGGTGGCTTGAAGATAAGGTCAAAAGCCGATAA
- a CDS encoding transcriptional repressor: MLKVVDLINDFREKGRRVTPQRLAIFKALEGNIAHPTAEDLYRLLVARHPTLTLATVYQTLKILKEDGALMELHLAGDRRHYDPETTPHSHAVCTSCGTVEDVMDETVLPVPEGNGNFEFTGYRISYYGRCADCRGSGNHQNRK; the protein is encoded by the coding sequence ATGTTGAAAGTAGTTGATTTAATAAATGATTTCCGTGAGAAGGGGCGCCGGGTGACACCTCAGCGGCTGGCGATCTTCAAGGCCCTCGAAGGGAATATCGCACATCCGACGGCGGAGGATCTCTACCGTCTCCTTGTGGCCCGGCATCCGACCCTGACCCTGGCGACGGTTTACCAGACCTTGAAGATCCTGAAGGAGGACGGAGCGCTTATGGAACTTCACCTGGCGGGCGACCGGCGGCATTACGATCCGGAGACGACGCCCCATTCCCATGCGGTCTGTACCTCCTGCGGGACCGTGGAAGATGTGATGGACGAGACGGTCCTGCCTGTTCCGGAAGGGAACGGGAATTTCGAATTCACCGGGTACAGGATTTCCTACTATGGACGCTGTGCGGACTGCCGGGGTTCGGGAAACCATCAAAACCGAAAGTAA
- a CDS encoding tetratricopeptide repeat protein, whose product MNEQTPENPCNLPPTGDELEYRRMLNNYEQYLSFYPDSAETYYNLGLIHAQYQEFDRAVSAYEKAIELKPELVQPYLNLAGICLQLNKEKESIALMEKAIEINPDFPVSYSNLGYVYIQQGRIEEGIAECEKALKIDTNFLDAYVKLAMAYLKQEDYDRLIEVCMKALAIQPEIGLMQNYLGTAYYHKKDYRKAVEHCGLALAQGFEVDPALLKELEPHVPRREAE is encoded by the coding sequence ATGAATGAGCAAACCCCTGAAAACCCGTGTAATCTCCCCCCCACAGGCGATGAACTGGAATATCGAAGGATGTTGAACAATTATGAACAATACCTGAGTTTTTATCCGGACTCAGCGGAAACCTATTACAACCTCGGCTTGATACATGCCCAGTATCAGGAATTTGATCGTGCCGTTTCCGCCTACGAAAAAGCAATTGAACTGAAACCGGAGCTGGTGCAACCCTACCTGAACCTGGCCGGAATCTGTCTGCAGTTAAACAAAGAAAAGGAAAGTATCGCCCTCATGGAAAAGGCCATTGAGATCAATCCCGATTTTCCCGTAAGTTACAGTAATCTCGGCTACGTCTATATTCAGCAGGGACGGATTGAGGAGGGGATCGCCGAATGTGAGAAGGCGCTCAAGATCGACACAAATTTTCTTGACGCCTATGTCAAGCTGGCGATGGCCTATTTGAAACAGGAGGATTATGACCGGTTGATTGAGGTCTGCATGAAGGCCCTTGCGATTCAGCCGGAAATCGGGCTGATGCAGAACTACCTCGGCACGGCCTATTACCACAAGAAAGATTATCGAAAAGCCGTGGAACATTGCGGGCTCGCCCTGGCCCAGGGGTTTGAAGTAGATCCCGCACTGTTAAAGGAACTGGAGCCCCACGTTCCAAGACGGGAGGCGGAATGA
- a CDS encoding hydrogenase, with translation MIYKVITKSEFRKFVSGLIRENQTIGPKLVDSDREGNPIYQFKEVNSFDEMDLDYTQADYSIKNFYLPFREELSRFDYSNSDWEQNIEYHVHPRVIVGVRACDINALTKLDKIFMKGNFPSPHYIARRKNTFLIGMDHEPLDDCFCKSLNQDVVRHGFNLYCTDIGKSYYLTINSSKAFNFLRNVKTSDPGKEDDRKYIERRKYLKKKFRTHVEVTGLPALMDIEFQSDVWKKWGDKCLNCGSCAMVCPTCYCHGVEENIEVNLKRSRKERVQYSCSIVDFAEVAGGHNFRPLKEDRLKYRFYHHYRGFAENADEQICVGCNRCGRACLAGINPRDVINDLRMESEE, from the coding sequence ATGATCTATAAAGTGATCACCAAGAGTGAATTCAGGAAGTTTGTGTCCGGACTGATCCGCGAGAACCAGACGATCGGACCCAAGCTTGTGGATTCCGACAGAGAGGGCAACCCCATCTATCAATTCAAAGAAGTTAATTCCTTTGACGAGATGGACCTGGATTACACACAGGCCGACTACTCGATCAAAAATTTTTATCTCCCCTTCCGGGAAGAGCTTTCCCGGTTCGATTATTCCAACAGCGACTGGGAGCAGAACATCGAATACCACGTGCATCCCAGGGTGATCGTCGGGGTGCGGGCCTGTGACATTAACGCCCTGACCAAGCTCGACAAGATATTCATGAAGGGGAACTTCCCGTCCCCCCATTATATTGCCCGCAGGAAGAACACCTTTTTAATCGGCATGGACCATGAACCTCTGGACGACTGTTTCTGTAAATCGCTGAACCAGGATGTGGTGCGGCACGGTTTTAATCTCTACTGCACGGACATCGGAAAAAGCTATTATCTGACAATCAACTCCTCCAAGGCCTTCAACTTTCTGCGGAATGTAAAGACCTCGGATCCCGGGAAGGAAGACGACAGGAAATATATTGAACGGCGGAAGTATTTGAAGAAAAAATTTCGCACCCATGTAGAGGTGACCGGGCTTCCCGCCCTCATGGACATCGAGTTTCAATCGGACGTCTGGAAAAAATGGGGGGACAAGTGCTTGAATTGCGGTTCCTGTGCCATGGTCTGTCCCACCTGTTACTGCCACGGCGTTGAGGAAAACATTGAGGTAAATCTGAAACGATCACGCAAGGAAAGAGTGCAGTACTCCTGCAGTATCGTGGATTTTGCCGAAGTCGCGGGAGGGCACAATTTCAGGCCCCTGAAAGAGGATCGTCTCAAGTACAGGTTTTATCATCACTACAGAGGGTTTGCCGAGAACGCAGACGAGCAGATTTGTGTGGGCTGTAACCGGTGCGGCCGTGCCTGTCTGGCCGGCATCAACCCCAGGGATGTCATCAACGACCTGAGAATGGAGAGCGAAGAATGA
- a CDS encoding PEP-CTERM sorting domain-containing protein, whose protein sequence is MNLCKGKLRLSAEVPVWRHTIIIQHLKTAAVAVVFGLFFILAVVPAHATPVAWTDGTYHFNIVPGSVDGIASDPYNGGDTGSSFNFQHSLEWAIPGGTMDIVISGGGTTVTIPADTFLPDTVPGTLLGTVDFRDHSTETGDANQYTIPWNSFFEPGGTVTGDGEMHVVMNNAVFIPQNTGLDNSMPLRLWTAPWTSPTNGSYNFAYKVDGRPFDGQSLRLVATGNRMPGSGFDTLSYQMVLELQLATVPEPGSLVLLGSGLAGLAVFFRRRGV, encoded by the coding sequence ATGAATCTTTGCAAGGGGAAACTCCGCCTGTCGGCGGAGGTTCCGGTGTGGCGGCACACCATCATCATTCAACACTTAAAAACAGCGGCGGTCGCCGTTGTCTTCGGGCTATTCTTCATCTTGGCGGTTGTCCCTGCCCATGCCACGCCGGTCGCCTGGACCGACGGTACCTACCACTTCAACATCGTTCCGGGGAGTGTGGATGGAATCGCAAGTGATCCATATAACGGTGGAGACACGGGGAGTAGCTTTAACTTCCAGCATTCCCTGGAATGGGCGATTCCGGGCGGCACGATGGATATTGTAATCAGCGGAGGGGGTACGACGGTGACGATTCCTGCGGACACCTTCCTGCCGGATACGGTCCCGGGAACACTGCTTGGGACGGTCGACTTCCGCGACCACTCCACTGAGACCGGCGACGCCAACCAGTATACCATTCCGTGGAATAGTTTCTTCGAGCCGGGCGGCACGGTGACCGGTGACGGCGAGATGCACGTGGTGATGAATAACGCCGTCTTCATCCCGCAGAACACCGGTCTGGATAACAGTATGCCCTTACGTCTCTGGACCGCCCCGTGGACCTCTCCGACCAATGGCAGTTACAACTTCGCCTACAAGGTGGACGGCCGTCCCTTTGACGGTCAGAGCCTGCGTCTTGTCGCCACGGGCAATCGGATGCCGGGAAGTGGGTTCGATACTCTCTCTTACCAGATGGTTCTTGAACTCCAGCTTGCGACGGTTCCCGAGCCCGGCTCGCTGGTGCTGTTGGGAAGCGGTCTGGCAGGACTTGCGGTCTTCTTTCGTCGTCGCGGGGTGTGA